In a single window of the Pseudorca crassidens isolate mPseCra1 chromosome 9, mPseCra1.hap1, whole genome shotgun sequence genome:
- the LOC137231231 gene encoding LOW QUALITY PROTEIN: olfactory receptor 9Q1-like (The sequence of the model RefSeq protein was modified relative to this genomic sequence to represent the inferred CDS: substituted 1 base at 1 genomic stop codon), with amino-acid sequence MVEENLTLVTKFLLMAFIDCPEWALPLFLLFLFIYLITPLGMIILIRVDLRLHSPTYFLLSHLSFMDICYSFVTVPLMMAVLLEHRATLSYTLCAVQFFLFTFFGSIDCYLLALMAYDRYVAVCXPLLYVTIMRRKARLGCVCVCVLGGAYVAGVFSALVWKVSAFTLSFCGTNEIDFILCDLPPLLKITCGDSYTQEVVIIVFAIFVIPACMVVILVSYLPIILAVMRIPSAGGRAKTFWTCASHLTAVSLFFGTLIFMYLRHDSGQSSEEDWVVSVFYITVIPMLNLLNYSLRSKEVKEALRKILNRARLS; translated from the coding sequence ATGGTAGAGGAGAACCTCACGTTGGTGACCAAATTCCTCCTCATGGCATTCATTGACTGTCCTGAATGGGCACTACCTCTCTTCCTCCTgtttctatttatctatctcaTCACCCCTTTGGGCATGATTATCCTGATCCGCGTGGATCTCCGACTCCACAGCCCCACGTACTTCCTTCTGAGTCACCTCTCGTTCATGGACATCTGCTACTCGTTTGTCACTGTGCCTCTGATGATGGCTGTGTTGCTGGAGCACAGGGCCACTTTATCCTACACACTCTGTGCTGTCCAGTTCTTTCTCTTTACCTTCTTTGGCTCCATTGACTGCTACCTCCTGGCCCTCATGGCCTATGACCGCTATGTGGCCGTGTGCTGACCCCTGCTTTATGTCACTATCATGAGGAGGAAGGCCCGtttgggttgtgtgtgtgtgtgtgtgttggggggggctTACGTTGCTGGTGTCTTCAGCGCCTTGGTGTGGAAGGTCTCAGCTTTCACACTCTCCTTTTGTGGAACCAATGAGATTGACTTCATTTTATGTGACCTCCCTCCTCTCTTAAAGATAACCTGTGGGGACAGCTACACTCAGGAAGTGGTAATTATTGTGTTTGCCATTTTTGTCATCCCTGCCTGCATGGTGGTGATTTTGGTGTCCTACCTGCCCATCATCTTGGCCGTTATGAGGATTCCCTCTGCAGGAGGCCGGGCCAAGACTTTCTGGACGTGTGCCTCTCACCTCACTGCAGTGTCACTCTTCTTTGGGACCCTCATCTTCATGTATCTGAGACATGACTCTGGCCAGTCCTCGGAGGAGGACTGGGTGGTGTCTGTGTTTTACATAACAGTGATCCCCATGTTGAACCTTCTCAACTACAGCCTGAGGAGCAAGGAAGTGAAGGAGGCTCTGAGGAAAATTCTCAACAGAGCCAGGTTGTCTTAG